In Nonomuraea sp. NBC_00507, the following are encoded in one genomic region:
- a CDS encoding ferritin-like domain-containing protein, which produces MSTHDLYTIPAELSTWDVRMAGSSRFTWEYDDGRDRMLALYQKGKDKQWDSTKRIDWDLEVDPYNVLGIPDQTIAIYGTPLWERMGEQTRREVRLHGAAWQFSQFLHGEQGAMICSAKIVESVPDLDSKFYAATQTMDEARHAETYARFLQEKVGLAYPINEHLKALLDSTLTDSRWDMPYLGMQVLIEGLALAAFGVMRDITTKPLPKQILAYVMQDEARHVAFGRMALRDYYRSLSESELREREDFVIEGCYLMRDRLRGKETWEYLGLSTSEVDEAMEATEHSEYLRLFRSLLFSRIVPCVKDIGLWSPRLQQAYAEMGVLEMAGQSLEALINQDEEIADKLDAERFAQEETERHTEVAETIALGQES; this is translated from the coding sequence ATGTCGACGCACGATCTCTACACCATCCCCGCCGAGCTCTCCACCTGGGACGTGCGGATGGCCGGCAGCAGCCGGTTCACCTGGGAGTACGACGACGGCCGAGATCGCATGCTGGCCCTGTATCAGAAGGGCAAGGACAAGCAGTGGGACTCGACCAAGCGCATCGACTGGGACCTCGAGGTCGACCCGTACAACGTGCTCGGGATCCCCGACCAGACGATCGCCATCTACGGCACCCCGCTGTGGGAGCGGATGGGCGAGCAGACCCGCCGGGAGGTGCGCCTGCACGGCGCGGCCTGGCAGTTCTCCCAGTTCCTGCACGGCGAGCAGGGCGCGATGATCTGCTCGGCCAAGATCGTGGAGTCGGTCCCCGACCTGGACTCCAAGTTCTACGCGGCCACGCAGACCATGGACGAGGCCCGCCACGCCGAGACGTACGCCCGGTTCCTGCAGGAGAAGGTGGGGCTGGCGTACCCGATCAACGAGCATCTCAAGGCGCTGCTGGACAGCACGCTGACCGACTCGCGCTGGGACATGCCGTACCTGGGCATGCAGGTCCTCATCGAGGGGCTGGCCTTGGCCGCGTTCGGGGTGATGCGCGACATCACGACCAAGCCGCTGCCCAAGCAGATCCTCGCGTACGTGATGCAGGACGAGGCCAGGCACGTCGCCTTCGGCCGGATGGCGCTGCGCGACTACTACAGGAGCCTGTCGGAGAGCGAGCTGCGCGAGCGCGAGGACTTCGTCATCGAGGGTTGTTACCTGATGCGCGACCGGCTGCGCGGCAAGGAGACCTGGGAGTACCTAGGCCTGTCGACATCCGAGGTCGACGAGGCCATGGAGGCGACCGAGCACTCGGAGTACCTGAGGTTGTTCCGGTCGCTGCTGTTCAGCAGGATCGTGCCGTGCGTCAAGGACATCGGGCTGTGGAGCCCGCGGCTGCAGCAGGCGTACGCGGAGATGGGCGTGCTGGAGATGGCCGGCCAGTCGCTCGAGGCGCTGATAAACCAGGACGAGGAGATCGCCGACAAGCTCGACGCGGAGCGCTTCGCGCAGGAGGAGACCGAGCGGCACACCGAGGTCGCCGAGACGATCGCGCTCGGCCAGGAGTCCTAG
- a CDS encoding TetR/AcrR family transcriptional regulator: protein MPTEPLSRSRIVAAAIGLIEREGADAISMRRIAADLGVGVMSLYNHVPSKDVLLDGVAEAVLSKIEFTDDPDAHWTDRVRMQARAFRQIAHHYPRSTMVVVSRQLHSAAGLLPVERALATLRSAGFDGADAVRTLRMFIAYIVGSLLREVGVTPTFAPVHTRTIKADSVDAALFPEVSSLAPLLDECDHEAEFEFGLELLIQAIVAHSARSR from the coding sequence ATGCCCACGGAGCCCCTGTCGCGCAGCCGCATCGTCGCCGCGGCCATCGGCCTCATCGAGCGCGAGGGCGCCGACGCGATCTCCATGCGACGCATCGCGGCCGACCTGGGCGTCGGCGTGATGTCCCTCTACAACCACGTGCCCAGCAAGGACGTGCTGCTCGACGGCGTGGCCGAGGCGGTGCTCAGCAAGATCGAGTTCACCGACGACCCCGACGCGCACTGGACCGACCGCGTGCGGATGCAGGCACGGGCGTTCCGGCAGATCGCCCACCATTACCCGCGCTCGACCATGGTCGTGGTCAGCCGCCAGCTCCACTCCGCGGCCGGCCTGCTACCCGTCGAGCGGGCGCTGGCCACGTTGCGCAGCGCCGGGTTCGACGGGGCGGACGCGGTCAGGACCTTGCGGATGTTCATCGCCTACATCGTGGGCTCGCTGCTGCGCGAGGTCGGGGTGACGCCGACGTTCGCGCCCGTCCACACCAGGACGATCAAAGCCGACAGCGTCGATGCCGCTCTGTTCCCCGAGGTCAGTTCGCTGGCGCCGCTGCTGGACGAGTGCGACCACGAGGCCGAGTTCGAATTCGGGCTCGAGCTGCTGATCCAGGCCATTGTGGCGCACTCGGCGCGCAGCCGGTGA
- a CDS encoding nucleoside deaminase: MINESDLPHLRRCVELATRALEVGDEPFGSVLVSGDGAVLAEDHNRVASGDRTQHPEFALARWSAAHLTPQERAAATVYTSGEHCPMCAAAHAWVGLGRIVYVASSEQLAAWLSELGVPAPPVRTLPINDVAPGVEVEGPVPELADEVRDLHRRFHSGG; this comes from the coding sequence GTGATCAACGAATCAGACCTGCCGCACCTGCGCCGCTGCGTCGAGCTGGCCACGCGGGCCCTGGAGGTGGGCGACGAGCCGTTCGGCTCCGTGCTCGTCTCCGGCGACGGCGCCGTCCTGGCCGAGGACCACAACCGCGTGGCGTCCGGAGATCGCACCCAGCATCCGGAGTTCGCGCTGGCCCGCTGGTCGGCGGCGCACCTGACGCCGCAGGAGCGGGCCGCGGCCACCGTCTACACCTCCGGCGAGCACTGCCCGATGTGCGCGGCCGCCCACGCCTGGGTGGGGCTGGGACGGATCGTGTACGTGGCGTCCTCGGAGCAGCTCGCCGCCTGGCTGTCCGAGCTCGGCGTGCCCGCGCCACCGGTCCGCACGCTGCCGATCAACGACGTCGCGCCCGGCGTGGAGGTGGAGGGACCTGTGCCCGAGCTGGCGGATGAGGTACGCGACCTGCACCGCCGCTTCCACAGCGGCGGCTGA
- a CDS encoding aldehyde dehydrogenase family protein, whose amino-acid sequence MQDDISGVRLSGRHHAGGGPRYEVVEPATGRTIGHVAAGTGRDAARAVDVAAAALEGWRSTPAPRRGAVLRAIAGRLRTADGLAETVARETGKCLREASAELALAADYFDWYAGLAHTLTDQVLSVRPGLRHLVRTGPVGVAAVLTPWNFPVSIPARKIAPALAAGCAVVFKPSELSLLSSLAFAEICEAELPDGLVNTVAGDGPEITGVWLDDRRVRLLHFTGSTAVGRSIAKAAGPALTPVVMELGGRAPFIVLPDADLDDAADTLMVAKFRNNGASCIAANNVWVHEDVREEFLTRLAERVSRLVPGDPLDERTTLGPVRTREMADRLEGAVAALAAAGASVHQGDGPRRDGWYVAPTLVVDPAQDRPEWREEVFGPIALVRSFTDLKEPIADASATAHGLAGYVCTGDAAAGADLLARLDVGIAGVNVATPATPEIPFGGRGDSGIGYEGGLPGLLPFLAHQSIAAPRP is encoded by the coding sequence ATGCAGGACGACATCTCCGGGGTGCGGCTGAGCGGCCGGCACCATGCCGGTGGCGGGCCCCGTTACGAGGTGGTGGAGCCCGCGACCGGGCGGACGATCGGGCACGTCGCCGCGGGCACCGGCCGCGACGCCGCACGCGCCGTGGACGTCGCCGCCGCCGCGCTGGAGGGATGGCGCAGCACGCCGGCCCCGCGGCGGGGCGCGGTGCTGCGCGCGATCGCCGGGCGGCTGCGCACCGCCGACGGCCTGGCCGAGACGGTCGCGCGCGAAACGGGCAAATGCCTCCGCGAGGCGAGCGCCGAGCTCGCCTTGGCCGCGGACTACTTCGACTGGTACGCCGGGCTGGCGCACACCCTCACCGACCAGGTGCTCTCAGTACGCCCGGGCCTTCGGCACCTCGTACGCACCGGACCGGTGGGCGTGGCCGCCGTCCTGACACCGTGGAACTTCCCCGTCTCCATTCCCGCCCGCAAGATCGCACCCGCGCTGGCCGCCGGCTGCGCCGTGGTCTTCAAGCCTTCCGAGCTGTCGCTGCTGTCCAGCCTCGCCTTCGCCGAGATCTGCGAGGCCGAGCTCCCCGACGGCCTGGTCAACACGGTGGCCGGGGACGGACCGGAGATCACCGGCGTCTGGCTGGACGATCGCCGCGTGCGCCTGCTGCATTTCACCGGTTCCACCGCCGTCGGCCGGAGCATCGCGAAGGCGGCCGGTCCGGCCCTCACGCCGGTGGTCATGGAGCTCGGCGGGCGCGCGCCGTTCATCGTGCTGCCCGACGCCGACCTGGACGACGCGGCGGACACGCTCATGGTGGCGAAGTTCCGCAACAACGGGGCCTCCTGCATCGCCGCGAACAACGTCTGGGTGCACGAGGACGTACGCGAGGAGTTCCTGACCCGCCTGGCCGAACGGGTCTCCCGGTTGGTCCCCGGCGACCCGCTGGACGAGCGTACGACCCTCGGGCCCGTACGTACCCGGGAGATGGCCGACCGCCTGGAAGGCGCCGTCGCCGCGCTCGCTGCGGCGGGCGCGTCCGTGCACCAGGGTGACGGCCCTAGGCGGGACGGCTGGTACGTCGCGCCGACGCTGGTCGTCGATCCGGCGCAGGACCGGCCCGAGTGGCGGGAGGAGGTCTTCGGCCCCATCGCACTGGTCCGCTCGTTCACCGACCTGAAGGAGCCGATCGCCGACGCCTCGGCCACCGCGCATGGCCTGGCCGGCTACGTCTGCACCGGCGACGCCGCCGCGGGTGCGGACCTGCTGGCCCGGCTCGACGTGGGGATCGCGGGCGTCAACGTCGCCACCCCCGCGACGCCGGAGATCCCCTTCGGCGGCCGCGGCGACAGCGGTATCGGCTACGAGGGCGGGCTGCCCGGGCTGCTGCCGTTCCTGGCCCATCAGAGCATCGCGGCGCCCCGCCCATGA
- a CDS encoding ABC transporter ATP-binding protein, with translation MNDHRDTLLQVRDLRVEFPGRQGRVQAVRGVGFDVHPGESLAIVGESGSGKSVTARSVLRLVRDPGRITSGSIRYRGREVLDMSGAELAQLRGGEIGMVFQDPMSSLNPVMTIGEQVAEAVWAHGHDHRRARARAAELLELVGVPDPARRLTDYPHQFSGGMRQRVMIAIALAGDPSLIIADEPTTALDVTVQAQILEVFARLNTELGTAIAVITHNLGLVARLCDRALVMYAGKIVEEAPVTVLHDAPRHPYAWSLLKSVPRLTGGANRLEAIPGRPPDLRRPPGGCAFAPRCAFAEDRCHATAPPLTERDHGHRAACWVTADGLRLTVTDRPQAGGAPAQRGGEPAGSDPSSQPDEPGADVLVLREVHKSYAVRGRGIVRRAKGEVRAVRGVSLRLGAGETLGLVGESGCGKSTLTRILLGLEKPDAGSVLVRDHDLTSTDRRGLAGLRRQVQLVLQDPYSSLNPRHTVGRLVAEPLRVHGMAGPGRTEGRVAELLELVGLDPAMTARLPRDFSGGQRQRIALARALAVSPSVLVLDEPVSALDVSLQAQIVNLLLDLKDRLGIAYLLVAHDIAVVRHMSDRIAVMYLGQIMEEGPAGEVCARPLHPYTAALLSAVPEPDPAVERRRSRVALSGEVPSPLSPPSGCPFHTRCAVRAGREICRTERPVAREVAPGRWSACHFSEETA, from the coding sequence GTGAACGACCACCGAGACACCCTCCTCCAGGTGCGCGACCTGAGAGTCGAGTTCCCAGGACGGCAGGGCCGCGTGCAGGCCGTGCGCGGGGTGGGCTTCGACGTCCATCCCGGCGAGTCGCTCGCCATCGTCGGCGAGTCGGGCTCCGGCAAGTCCGTGACCGCCCGCAGCGTGCTGCGCCTCGTACGCGACCCAGGACGGATCACCTCCGGCTCCATCCGGTACCGGGGACGCGAGGTCCTCGACATGTCCGGGGCCGAGCTCGCCCAGCTGCGCGGCGGCGAGATCGGCATGGTCTTCCAGGACCCCATGTCCTCGCTCAACCCGGTCATGACCATCGGCGAACAGGTCGCCGAGGCCGTGTGGGCCCACGGCCACGACCACCGCCGCGCCCGGGCCAGGGCTGCCGAGTTGCTGGAGCTCGTAGGTGTGCCCGACCCCGCGCGACGGCTGACCGACTATCCGCACCAGTTCTCCGGCGGCATGCGGCAGCGGGTCATGATCGCCATCGCGCTGGCGGGTGACCCGTCGCTCATCATCGCCGACGAGCCCACGACAGCGCTGGACGTCACGGTACAGGCGCAGATCCTGGAGGTGTTCGCGCGGCTGAACACGGAGCTGGGCACCGCGATCGCCGTCATCACCCACAATCTCGGCCTGGTGGCCCGGCTGTGTGACCGGGCCCTGGTCATGTACGCGGGCAAGATCGTCGAGGAGGCCCCCGTGACCGTGCTCCACGACGCGCCGCGGCATCCGTACGCGTGGAGCCTGCTCAAATCGGTGCCCCGGCTCACCGGCGGCGCGAACCGGCTGGAGGCGATCCCCGGCCGGCCACCGGACCTGCGTCGCCCTCCCGGCGGCTGCGCCTTCGCACCGCGCTGCGCGTTCGCCGAGGACCGCTGCCACGCCACGGCTCCGCCGCTGACCGAGCGGGACCACGGCCACCGGGCCGCCTGCTGGGTCACCGCCGACGGATTACGCCTCACCGTGACCGATCGCCCGCAGGCGGGGGGCGCGCCCGCGCAACGGGGCGGCGAACCGGCCGGCTCCGACCCCTCGTCGCAGCCTGACGAGCCCGGCGCCGACGTCCTCGTCCTGCGCGAGGTGCACAAGAGCTACGCCGTGCGCGGGCGCGGGATCGTGCGGCGCGCCAAGGGCGAGGTCAGGGCCGTGCGCGGGGTGAGCCTGCGGCTGGGCGCCGGCGAGACGCTCGGGCTGGTCGGCGAGTCGGGCTGCGGCAAGTCCACGCTCACGCGCATCCTGCTCGGCCTGGAGAAACCCGATGCGGGGTCCGTGCTGGTAAGGGACCATGACCTGACGTCCACGGACCGCCGCGGGCTGGCGGGACTGCGCCGGCAGGTGCAGCTCGTCCTGCAGGACCCGTACTCATCGCTCAACCCGCGGCACACCGTAGGCCGCCTGGTGGCCGAGCCGCTGCGCGTCCACGGCATGGCGGGCCCTGGCCGGACCGAAGGCAGGGTGGCTGAGCTGCTGGAGCTGGTCGGCCTCGACCCCGCCATGACGGCCCGGCTGCCCCGCGACTTCTCCGGCGGCCAGCGCCAGCGCATCGCCCTGGCGAGGGCCCTGGCCGTGAGCCCGTCGGTGCTGGTGCTCGACGAACCGGTCTCCGCGCTGGACGTCTCGCTCCAGGCGCAGATCGTCAACCTGCTGCTCGACCTGAAGGACCGGCTCGGCATCGCGTACCTGCTGGTCGCGCACGACATCGCCGTGGTCAGGCACATGAGTGACCGCATCGCCGTGATGTACCTGGGGCAGATCATGGAGGAGGGGCCGGCCGGCGAGGTGTGCGCCCGGCCGCTGCACCCGTACACGGCCGCGCTGCTGTCGGCGGTGCCCGAGCCCGATCCCGCGGTCGAGCGGCGGCGGAGCCGGGTGGCGCTGTCAGGCGAGGTGCCCAGCCCGCTGTCGCCTCCCTCCGGCTGTCCCTTCCACACGCGGTGCGCGGTGCGGGCGGGACGGGAGATCTGCCGCACCGAGCGGCCGGTCGCGCGCGAGGTCGCACCGGGCCGCTGGTCGGCGTGCCACTTCAGCGAGGAGACGGCGTGA
- a CDS encoding glutathione peroxidase yields the protein MTLSEIPLRTLTDAPTTLAELSAGKAALVVNVASRCGLTPQYAGLVKLQEQYGPRGFTVIGVPCNQFAGQEPGSPEEIQDFCSATYGVDFPLLEKTDVNGPDRHPLYAELTSVPDADGEAGDIQWNFEKFLVDGEGNVVGRFRPRTTPEDPSITSAIEKIL from the coding sequence ATGACCCTTAGCGAGATCCCTCTCCGTACCCTCACGGACGCCCCGACCACCCTGGCCGAGCTGTCGGCCGGCAAGGCCGCCCTCGTCGTGAACGTCGCCTCCCGCTGCGGCCTCACCCCGCAGTACGCAGGCCTCGTCAAGCTGCAGGAACAGTACGGTCCGCGCGGCTTCACGGTGATCGGCGTCCCGTGCAACCAGTTCGCCGGCCAGGAGCCCGGTTCGCCGGAGGAGATTCAGGACTTCTGCTCGGCGACGTACGGCGTGGACTTCCCGCTCCTGGAGAAGACCGACGTCAACGGCCCGGACCGGCATCCGCTGTACGCCGAGTTGACGAGCGTCCCGGACGCGGACGGCGAGGCCGGCGACATCCAGTGGAACTTCGAGAAGTTCCTGGTGGACGGAGAGGGCAACGTGGTGGGCCGCTTCCGTCCCCGCACCACCCCCGAGGACCCCTCCATCACCTCGGCCATCGAAAAGATCCTCTGA
- a CDS encoding bifunctional 4-hydroxy-2-oxoglutarate aldolase/2-dehydro-3-deoxy-phosphogluconate aldolase, producing the protein MDLPELLIIYRGLGPDDVLAASDALYATGVTAFETTMDSPGALTSIAGLSRRFGDALIGAGSVRTPAHVKAAADAGAAFLLSPHLDEEMVAATKAAGLVSIPGAFTPTEVVRAHAAGADLVKIFPIAPAGAEYVRQLRQPLPDVPLLATGGLTAELARQCLLAGCATVGVGAGLIDADAVRDGDWDRLAHGALRYLAVLRGEDQ; encoded by the coding sequence ATGGATCTTCCCGAACTTTTGATCATTTACCGTGGCCTGGGCCCTGACGACGTGCTCGCGGCCTCCGACGCCCTCTACGCCACCGGGGTCACGGCCTTTGAGACGACCATGGACAGCCCCGGCGCGCTCACCTCGATCGCCGGGCTGTCGCGACGGTTCGGTGACGCCTTGATCGGCGCGGGCAGCGTACGCACGCCGGCCCACGTCAAGGCCGCCGCGGACGCGGGCGCCGCGTTCCTGCTCTCCCCTCATCTGGACGAGGAGATGGTCGCGGCGACGAAGGCGGCCGGGCTGGTGTCGATACCGGGGGCGTTCACGCCGACCGAGGTCGTCCGGGCGCACGCCGCCGGCGCGGACCTCGTCAAGATCTTCCCCATCGCCCCCGCCGGCGCCGAGTACGTCCGGCAACTGCGCCAGCCGCTGCCCGACGTGCCGCTGCTCGCCACCGGCGGGCTCACCGCCGAGCTCGCCAGGCAGTGCCTGCTGGCCGGCTGCGCGACGGTCGGGGTCGGCGCCGGGCTGATCGACGCGGACGCCGTCAGGGACGGGGACTGGGACCGGCTGGCGCACGGCGCGCTCCGCTACCTGGCCGTGCTGCGCGGCGAGGACCAATGA
- a CDS encoding ABC transporter permease: MRMPHALRSPGGAAGTAIVLVLVVAGLLAPWLSPYAPDFQQAGAVLEGPSAGHWFGTDDLGRDVLSRLLYGIRQDVIIIVLAVPLSKAIGIAVGLLATTHRIVDVLIQRVLDVKLAFPTVIMGAALAAFLGPGFSTVLIVIVIGGIPITARLTRTAVLTEREREYVTGARVVGASRAAILVTHILPNAVDALVVNFVMSAAGAVFLEGALSLLGFGIQPPAPSLGGMIEKGLPYLAEQHWAVLAPIAVLTGLVIGLNMLGDALNATLRRGY; the protein is encoded by the coding sequence ATGAGAATGCCCCACGCGCTGCGCTCCCCAGGAGGCGCGGCAGGCACGGCGATCGTGCTGGTGCTGGTCGTGGCCGGCCTGCTCGCACCGTGGCTCAGCCCGTACGCGCCGGACTTCCAGCAGGCAGGCGCGGTGCTGGAAGGGCCCTCGGCCGGGCACTGGTTCGGCACCGACGACCTGGGCAGGGACGTGCTGTCCCGGCTGTTGTACGGCATCAGGCAGGACGTGATCATCATTGTCCTGGCAGTGCCGCTCAGCAAGGCCATCGGCATCGCCGTCGGGCTGCTGGCGACCACGCACCGGATCGTGGACGTCCTCATCCAGCGGGTGCTCGACGTCAAACTGGCCTTCCCGACGGTGATCATGGGCGCGGCGCTGGCCGCGTTCCTCGGACCCGGGTTCTCCACCGTGCTGATCGTCATCGTCATCGGCGGCATCCCCATCACCGCCCGACTGACCAGGACGGCGGTGCTCACCGAACGCGAGCGGGAGTACGTCACCGGAGCCCGCGTCGTGGGCGCCTCGCGCGCCGCGATCCTGGTGACGCACATCCTGCCGAACGCGGTCGACGCGCTCGTGGTGAACTTCGTGATGTCGGCGGCCGGCGCCGTGTTCCTGGAGGGCGCGCTCAGCCTGCTGGGCTTCGGCATCCAGCCGCCCGCCCCGTCGCTCGGCGGAATGATCGAGAAAGGGCTCCCCTACCTGGCGGAGCAGCACTGGGCCGTGCTGGCGCCCATCGCCGTGCTCACGGGCCTGGTCATCGGACTCAACATGCTCGGCGACGCACTCAACGCGACCCTGCGCCGCGGCTACTGA
- a CDS encoding transglycosylase SLT domain-containing protein produces the protein MDSKRVLSGTLISVTAFTAFGATTTAWSESVPQVRTRTWTTSAEPDIPAIRPESRNKKIALDHVVQRSWNLQEFRCLDNLWTRESNWNHRARNSSSGAYGIPQALPAGKMSGAGRDWRSNPETQIRWGLTYIKGRYGRPCGAWGHFRSHNWY, from the coding sequence TTGGACAGCAAACGTGTACTCAGCGGCACTCTCATCTCCGTCACCGCGTTCACCGCGTTCGGCGCCACCACGACCGCTTGGTCGGAGTCGGTGCCGCAGGTCCGGACCAGGACCTGGACCACATCGGCGGAGCCGGACATCCCGGCCATCCGGCCGGAAAGCAGGAACAAGAAGATCGCCCTGGACCACGTCGTCCAGCGATCGTGGAACCTTCAGGAGTTCCGCTGCCTGGACAACCTGTGGACCAGAGAGAGCAACTGGAACCACCGCGCGCGCAACAGCTCATCGGGCGCGTACGGCATCCCACAGGCCCTGCCTGCGGGCAAGATGAGCGGCGCGGGCCGCGACTGGAGGTCCAACCCGGAGACGCAGATCCGGTGGGGCCTGACCTACATCAAGGGAAGATACGGCAGGCCGTGCGGCGCATGGGGCCACTTCAGGTCGCACAACTGGTATTGA
- the dgoD gene encoding galactonate dehydratase, with the protein MKITDVRAVPVRGGRRTYLFVLVDTDEGVLGIGESGLASRGAAVCGALEHLTPLLVGQDPLRTERLWQLMSRGGFFPADRVVASAIAAVDLALWDIKGKALGVPVHLLLGGRVRDRVACYTHVRPAGSGPADVARACAELREAGWRALRLALPASGETFEPRAAVRAGVESFAAAREAVGDDVDLILDAHTRLDPPEAALLCRELEPLRPLFVEDPLRCENLDAYRRLRERTAVPLAAGEQLASKWEFRPLIEDELIDYARIDLCIAGGLTEAAKIAGWCETHYIRVAVHNPLGPVATAAALHFNLACTAFGVQEQPYRPGDLLPEVFPAAPEWRGGSLLPLEGPGLGLPIDLDALAAFRTETWNEPPRLSRSDGSFTNW; encoded by the coding sequence GTGAAGATCACCGACGTTCGCGCGGTGCCCGTACGGGGCGGGCGGCGTACGTACCTCTTCGTGCTCGTCGACACCGACGAGGGCGTGCTCGGCATAGGCGAGTCGGGGCTCGCGAGCCGTGGAGCGGCGGTGTGCGGGGCGCTCGAGCACCTCACGCCGTTGCTGGTCGGCCAGGACCCGCTCCGCACGGAGCGATTGTGGCAGCTGATGTCCCGCGGCGGTTTCTTCCCCGCCGACCGGGTGGTGGCCTCGGCGATCGCCGCGGTCGACCTCGCGCTGTGGGACATCAAGGGCAAAGCACTCGGCGTACCCGTGCACCTCCTGCTCGGCGGACGGGTACGCGACCGCGTTGCGTGCTACACGCACGTACGGCCGGCGGGAAGCGGTCCCGCCGACGTCGCGCGGGCCTGCGCGGAGCTGCGCGAGGCGGGATGGCGGGCGTTGCGGCTGGCACTCCCCGCGTCCGGAGAGACGTTCGAGCCCCGCGCGGCGGTACGTGCGGGCGTCGAGTCCTTCGCGGCGGCCAGGGAGGCGGTGGGCGATGACGTCGACCTGATCCTCGACGCCCACACCCGCCTCGATCCGCCCGAGGCCGCCCTGCTGTGCCGCGAGCTGGAGCCTCTGCGCCCGCTGTTCGTCGAGGACCCGCTGCGGTGCGAGAACCTCGACGCCTACCGCAGGCTGCGCGAACGCACCGCCGTGCCGCTGGCGGCCGGCGAGCAGCTGGCGTCGAAGTGGGAGTTCCGGCCGCTGATCGAGGACGAACTGATCGACTACGCCCGGATCGACCTGTGCATCGCGGGCGGGCTCACCGAGGCCGCGAAGATCGCCGGCTGGTGCGAGACCCACTACATCCGCGTGGCCGTGCACAACCCCCTCGGCCCCGTGGCCACCGCCGCGGCGCTCCACTTCAACCTCGCGTGCACCGCGTTCGGCGTCCAGGAACAGCCCTACCGTCCCGGCGACCTGCTGCCCGAGGTGTTTCCCGCGGCGCCGGAGTGGCGCGGCGGGAGCCTGCTGCCGCTGGAGGGGCCGGGGCTCGGCCTGCCGATCGACCTCGACGCGCTGGCGGCCTTCCGTACCGAGACCTGGAACGAGCCGCCGCGGCTGTCGCGCTCTGACGGCTCCTTCACGAACTGGTGA
- a CDS encoding SMP-30/gluconolactonase/LRE family protein, with translation MTAADLVLDARATVAECPTWDPGRQALWWVDIPAGRVHRFSPATGEDVSFTAGEAVGAVAVRHGGGLLLATATGIVACAADGSGRTVLHAVSPPGGRFNDGKADPWGRFWAGTLVSGTRGAGTLYRLDPDGALRALVTGVSVSNGLGWSPDGRTFYYADSPTGGVDAFDHDPETGALAHRRRLIDIERGRPDGLTVDAEGFVWVALWEGGAVQRYSPDGRLTRTVEIPARKVTSCAFGGPGLGTLYVTTARVGLSETELREQPHAGAIFSVPAEAPGQAPGVYTQETEGPAAST, from the coding sequence ATGACGGCGGCCGATCTGGTGCTGGACGCGCGGGCGACGGTGGCGGAGTGCCCGACCTGGGACCCCGGAAGGCAGGCACTGTGGTGGGTGGACATCCCGGCCGGCCGCGTGCACCGCTTCTCCCCCGCCACCGGCGAGGACGTGAGCTTCACGGCGGGTGAGGCCGTCGGGGCCGTGGCCGTCCGCCACGGCGGCGGTCTGCTGCTGGCGACGGCGACGGGCATCGTCGCCTGCGCCGCGGACGGCTCGGGACGTACGGTCCTCCACGCGGTGAGCCCGCCGGGCGGACGGTTCAACGACGGCAAGGCCGACCCATGGGGACGCTTCTGGGCCGGAACCCTGGTCTCCGGCACCCGGGGCGCGGGCACCCTCTACCGCCTCGATCCCGACGGCGCGCTGCGCGCCCTGGTGACCGGCGTCTCGGTCTCCAACGGCCTCGGCTGGAGCCCCGACGGGCGGACGTTCTACTACGCGGACTCCCCCACGGGCGGCGTCGACGCCTTCGACCACGACCCGGAGACAGGCGCGCTCGCGCATCGTCGCCGCCTCATCGACATCGAGCGTGGCCGTCCCGACGGTCTGACGGTCGACGCCGAGGGGTTCGTGTGGGTGGCGCTGTGGGAGGGAGGGGCCGTCCAACGGTACTCGCCGGACGGCCGGCTGACGCGGACCGTCGAGATCCCCGCGCGCAAGGTGACGAGCTGCGCCTTCGGCGGCCCCGGCCTCGGCACGCTGTACGTGACCACCGCCCGCGTGGGCCTGTCCGAGACGGAACTGCGCGAGCAGCCGCACGCCGGAGCGATCTTCTCGGTGCCGGCAGAGGCGCCGGGGCAGGCCCCGGGTGTGTACACCCAAGAGACCGAGGGACCGGCTGCCTCGACCTGA
- a CDS encoding transglycosylase SLT domain-containing protein: MPMLRRTGVLVLTATLVAAGGASAAQAQSSQTSASSRNKSIAKPLVAARGWNKAQFRCLEKLWARESGWNHRAGNRSSGAYGIPQALPAHKMASSGRDWRTNPRTQIKWGLTYIKKRYGTPCRAWAHFQSHHWY; this comes from the coding sequence ATGCCCATGCTCCGCCGTACCGGCGTCCTGGTCCTGACCGCCACCCTCGTGGCGGCAGGGGGCGCCTCGGCCGCACAGGCACAGAGCTCCCAGACGAGCGCGAGCAGCAGGAACAAGTCGATCGCCAAGCCCCTGGTGGCGGCGCGCGGCTGGAACAAGGCCCAGTTCAGGTGCTTGGAGAAGCTCTGGGCCCGTGAGAGCGGCTGGAATCACCGGGCGGGCAACCGCTCGTCCGGCGCCTACGGCATCCCGCAGGCGCTCCCCGCCCACAAGATGGCCTCATCGGGCCGCGACTGGCGGACCAACCCCCGCACCCAGATCAAGTGGGGCCTGACCTACATCAAGAAGCGGTACGGCACGCCGTGTCGCGCGTGGGCGCACTTCCAATCCCACCATTGGTACTGA